One stretch of Kogia breviceps isolate mKogBre1 chromosome 18, mKogBre1 haplotype 1, whole genome shotgun sequence DNA includes these proteins:
- the TMEM238 gene encoding transmembrane protein 238: MAAAPAVCASQGPPPGAPSPPAGAPVPATGLGRCRLALLLAVALDVAGMAALLTGVFAQLQVRGRDFGDLLIYSGALLVFLSLLGWILWYTGNIEISRQELERDYGLRPSVLARLARKLSRRWSAPAVSSAGRRAAPGSWAARPAVRTTPPPAAGSRRVRLQLATLEAGSGAAGAGNE; this comes from the coding sequence ATGGCGGCGGCACCGGCGGTGTGCGCCTCGCAGGGGCCCCCGCCGGGCGcaccgtccccgccggcgggcgcGCCTGTGCCCGCGACCGGCCTGGGCCGCTGCCGGTTGGCGCTGCTGCTGGCCGTGGCGCTGGACGTGGCGGGCATGGCGGCGCTGCTGACCGGCGTGTTCGCGCAGTTGCAGGTGCGCGGCCGCGACTTCGGCGACCTGCTCATCTACTCGGGCGCGCTGCTCGTCTTCCTGAGCCTGCTCGGCTGGATCCTCTGGTACACCGGCAACATCGAGATCTCGCGCCAGGAGCTGGAGCGCGACTACGGCCTGCGGCCCTCGGTGCTCGCCCGCCTCGCGCGAAAGCTCTCCCGCCGCTGGTCGGCGCCGGCTGTCTCCTCCGCcggccggcgcgccgcgcccggCTCCTGGGCAGCGCGCCCCGCCGTCCGCACgaccccgccgcccgccgccggcTCCCGCCGCGTGCGCCTGCAGCTCGCCACGCTCGAGGCCGGGTCCGGGGCGGCGGGTGCGGGCAACGAGTGA
- the UBE2S gene encoding ubiquitin-conjugating enzyme E2 S → MNSNVENLPPHIIRLVYKEVTTLTADPPDGIKVFPNEEDLTDLQVTIEGPEGTPYAGGLFRMKLLLGKDFPASPPKGYFLTKIFHPNVGANGEICVNVLKRDWTAELGIRHVLLTIKCLLIHPNPESALNEEAGRLLLENYEEYAARARLLTEIHGGAGGPSSGRAEASRSLAGGAVASTADPMAPGGPAGAEGPMAKKHAGERDKKLAAKKKTDKKRALRRL, encoded by the exons ATG AACTCCAACGTGGAGAACCTGCCTCCCCATATCATCCGTCTGGTGTACAAGGAGGTGACGACACTGACAGCTGACCCACCTGATGGTATCAAGGTCTTTCCCAATGAGGAGGACCTCACTGACCTGCAGGTCACCATTGAGGGCCCTG AGGGGACCCCATACGCCGGAGGCCTCTTCCGCATGAAACTCCTGCTGGGGAAGGACTTCCCTGCCTCCCCGCCCAAGGGCTACTTCCTGACCAAGATCTTCCACCCAAATGTGGGCGCCAACGGTGAGATCTGCGTCAACGTGCTCAAGAGGGACTGGACGGCTGAGCTGGGCATCCGGCACGTGCTGCTG ACCATCAAGTGCCTGCTGATCCACCCTAACCCCGAGTCTGCCCTCAACGAGGAGGCGGGCCGCCTGCTCTTGGAGAACTACGAGGAGTACGCCGCCCGCGCACGCCTGCTCACAGAGATCCACGGGGGCGCAGGCGGGCCCAGCAGCGGCAGGGCCGAGGCCAGCCGGTCCCTGGCCGGCGGGGCTGTGGCCTCCACCGCTGACCCCATGGCCCCTGGGGGCCCAGCAGGGGCCGAGGGGCCCATGGCCAAGAAGCACGCGGGTGAGCGTGATAAGAAGCTGGCAGCCAAGAAAAAGACGGACAAGAAGCGGGCGCTGCGGCGGCTGTAG
- the RPL28 gene encoding large ribosomal subunit protein eL28 isoform X1, which produces MRVGMKGVAPPPACLFPYPAAATRGAAAMSAHLQWMVVRNCSSFLIKRNKQTYSTEPNNLKARNSFRYNGLIHRKTVGVEPAADGKGVVVVMKRRSGQRKPATSYVRTTINKNARATLSSIRHMIRKNKYRPDLRMAAIRRASAILRSQKPVMVKRKRTRPTKSS; this is translated from the exons ATGCGTGTTGGTATGAAAGGcgtcgccccgccccccgcctgccTCTTTCCGTATCCGGCCGCCGCCACGAGAGGAG CTGCCGCCATGTCCGCGCATCTGCAATGGATGGTCGTGCGGAACTGCTCCAGCTTCTTGATCAAGAGGAATAAACAGACGTACAGCACC GAACCCAATAACCTGAAGGCCCGCAACTCTTTTCGCTACAACGGGCTCATTCACCGCAAGACTGTGGGCGTGGAGCCGGCGGCGGACGGCAAAGGGGTCGTGGTGGTCATGAAGCGGAGATCCG GCCAGCGAAAGCCGGCCACTTCCTACGTGCGGACCACCATCAACAAGAACGCCCGGGCCACCCTCAGCAGCATCCGGCACATGATCCGGAAGAACAAGTACCGCCCGGATTTGCGtatg GCTGCCATCCGCAGAGCCAGCGCCATCCTGCGCAGCCAGAAGCCTGTGATGGTGAAGAGGAAGCGGACCCGCCCCACCAAGAGCTCCTGA
- the RPL28 gene encoding large ribosomal subunit protein eL28 isoform X2 has protein sequence MSAHLQWMVVRNCSSFLIKRNKQTYSTEPNNLKARNSFRYNGLIHRKTVGVEPAADGKGVVVVMKRRSGQRKPATSYVRTTINKNARATLSSIRHMIRKNKYRPDLRMAAIRRASAILRSQKPVMVKRKRTRPTKSS, from the exons ATGTCCGCGCATCTGCAATGGATGGTCGTGCGGAACTGCTCCAGCTTCTTGATCAAGAGGAATAAACAGACGTACAGCACC GAACCCAATAACCTGAAGGCCCGCAACTCTTTTCGCTACAACGGGCTCATTCACCGCAAGACTGTGGGCGTGGAGCCGGCGGCGGACGGCAAAGGGGTCGTGGTGGTCATGAAGCGGAGATCCG GCCAGCGAAAGCCGGCCACTTCCTACGTGCGGACCACCATCAACAAGAACGCCCGGGCCACCCTCAGCAGCATCCGGCACATGATCCGGAAGAACAAGTACCGCCCGGATTTGCGtatg GCTGCCATCCGCAGAGCCAGCGCCATCCTGCGCAGCCAGAAGCCTGTGATGGTGAAGAGGAAGCGGACCCGCCCCACCAAGAGCTCCTGA